GAACAGGGCTAGTACTCCGGGGAGTGAGACCTCTCGTGGCCATACAACGAATCGCTGacagttggggttaggattagagccagtgTTAAGCACATATCACACCAGAGGTGGTAACTGTGCAGCATGCAATACACTTCTATATTAATAAATGTGGCCTTTCACACGGCTACAGTGGCACCGTGGCGGTAACGTTGCACTTAAAACTCAAAAATACGCTTTGGGTCTATTTCTGATGTGTGCCATGCCGGCAGCTTCAATGCAGAAACAGTAAAGACATGCAATGTCTACGCTATAATATACAACCTAGgctaacaaacaaataaacaaacctaGTTTTAACTCTTTAAGGCACTCACAGgcatctcctcctcttcctaTACAGCTAATTCACCTAGTGAGAAAGCCAGTCAAGGCCGATAGTCAAAACTGTATTGTTGATCATTTTGTCATGTAACTTTATATATAAACTTTATATCAGTAATAAATGGACAGTACAGGTGTTTTCATGTGaaaaattatgtgaaaatgCCACACAAACGGCAACTGCACTCCCGTGTGAAATAACAAGCATCACGGTGTGGTTCCGGATTAACGTTCACGCCGCGTCGCATCTGGTGTGAAACAGGGGTCATGGAGGTTGTGGGTAAGTTTGGGTAAGATTGGGTTTTGCATTACAAAAGTAGCTCATTACCAAGACACAAAGTatttaatgtatgtatgtatttaatgCAATGTACTGCATATAGTATTATATTAGCTAAATAGCTTTTTATTCTACAAACTCCAGGAACTGCTCAGTAACTTCCAGGAATCTAAGATATAAGACAAGCAGTCAAATGGGTGAGAAATTGAAGTGTAGGCCCACATATGCGTCCTTAGAGCAGTAGTctcatgaataattcatagcacatactgaataattcatcatGTATAATAGCCACTGAGTAATTTATACTAAATATTAGGTCTTAGGCTTTATAACTGAATGCTAAGGGGTTAATGTTTGGCTTACTGACATGCCACCCCCGAATGGCAAAagtctctcgctctttctgtctctttttaaaaaaaaaaaaaacagctgctgctTTGAGTCATGCGTCAGTAAATTTCTGGTCGGCCACTGATTAATCTCCCCCTTTTGTCAGGACTTAATGAAGTCGTTAGCATTAATGCATAAATTATCAACCTGCCTAAGGTGGGCTAAAAGGATGACGGAGGCAGGCGGTCAGGCACTGGGCCAGGTAGCAGCGGCGAGGGTCAGAGCGAAGCATTATTTACATACGCGCCATTTAACTTCAATTCCTTCTCGCAAGAAATGATCACTAAAGAACTGACGTTCATATGCAGCAGCTCAGAGTTTAGCACGCATGCATTTTCTCACCAAGAGTCAGTCACCTTTATAGCCActgcctctctcactctatGTCCCCCCGCTCGCCCTTCTGAATCATCTAAATCAATGGGGTGAGTGCTGCGCAGTTCAGGTATTCTGCTGCCGGGTCTTTTGGCTGGGAGTCAGAGCACTGGCGAAACAGCGAAAGCAGCGTCTTTCATATTTCACAGTTTTATTCTTACGATCGGCACTTCCAGACCTGAGCATCTGTGACTAATTCAGGGGTTGGTAGTCACTGCTATGCATGAAATCTGTGAAAATTTTCCCAGTGCCGAGCAGTTGTAAACAAAGGCTTGATTCTGCTGTAGCCATGAGTCCTTTATTGAAATCTGTCAGTGATTGAATATTATGGCAAGACTAATCAAGCTTGCAATGCAGagtaaaataaaagtacatggagattcacttgaaagaggccccgaaaattctgtaataactctcgctaggatgaagtaatctgaaccaaacaacatgcaatgagctcctcagtatatggagcttcgaacaagccgggatgcccctgcgtcggagCGATGAGGCAGGTGCTGGAAAGCTGTCGCAATGTTTAACCTCTCTAATGCTTGCCGATATGTTCAGGAggttgatgttctcctctctctcagagatcaaagctttcagtgctgtttatctgatgggggcagttttgacAGTCTATCCTGTCTTGATAGGAGCCAAATTTTCTtgacatcttttttttatttattataaataaaaagtatttccttttacttttttcctttcttattCCTATCttatgtctaatctcctcagacatacttcttgaaaaatgaaaaacctgtaCCTGCACTTAAACCTGTACTCGCTTTGACCAGAAGTTAAATAAGTGGTCtcagacctttgcacagtactgtaaattacTAAATTAAATCACGTATTAAAATATTCATGATATAATATACAGCTGAATATTGGGCCTACTCTGCTCTGTATGTGCAATATCTGTATCAGAGCCACTTGGTCCATTTACTTCCAGCAGTACATTCTGATATAACCTTATTTGATTATTATGCTACACTGGTTTTTCATTCTGGAAGGAGCTGTCCTGATCAGTATTCATACAAATGGCTATGTGCAGCACAAGCCAAGCTGTTCATTCACACACTCGAGCTGTTGTCATGTTTTCCAAACCAACTGGGCTCATCAAATTATTTCCCCTGACACTTACACAGTCAAAAGTCACCTCTAAAGGTAACCTTGTCCTTTCCCCTCAGATGCAACAGCTTGGCCAAATGCCCTGATTTCTGCTTTGGTGTCCTGCTGAGCTGGTCGCCGTGGAGATGGGTCGACGGGCGGCCGATCCGACCACTCCTGTGCCCGTGCTGGGAGTGCCCGCTCTGGTAGGGGTCCGTGGCTGGAGGGCTCTGACGTGGACCCATCAGTGTAACGTTGGGGTCCAGACATCTCCTGCTATTCGGTAAGGCCACAAATCTATGCCACATTATAATCAGTATAATCCAAGAATAACTCTTAGCCATGGATATGTTTTTAACATACAGCAAGACATATTGTGATTTGCAATATGGTATTTGTTCATAGGCCCACTTTACGGAGCTATCAGTCACAGTCGGAGACCCAGCAGGCAGACACTGTCACCATCcaatcagagaagaaagtgagcatACCACCCAATGGCCACATCTCTAATGATTCTGGCACAGAGGACGATGCTAAGAAGGACCGAAAAAGGAGTATTTTTGTTAAACAGAGGAGTCTtgagacaaagacaaagaaggGAGTGACGTTTCAAGGTCTGGACGTCGAGTTACCTGAGGATGCCAGCAAGGGCGTCAAAAGCGAGGTGCACACTCGGACAATCAAAACTAACCCTCGTTTGCATGGGGGCATGGCCAACGGCAGGGCGAAAGGGAGGAGGGACGTCCGCTTCACCAACGGGAGTGTGGTTGACTCAGAGGCAATTGGTGGGATCAGCAGCGACATCAGTGAGGGGGAGGAGCCAACTCAAGGGCTCGAAACTGCAGTGCACTCTGGGAAGAGGAAGGTTCCTTCATCTTCCCCACCACACAGGCCTCCACTGAGAATCTGCAGTACTTGTGGAGGGAGGCAAAATCCTGTGGCTACAGTTGTCTACACCACCACAAGGGGAGCCACTTCACCCACTTCTACTGGGTCTGATACCCTCAGTTCCAGCCCAGCAACACCCTTCTACCCTGGGAAGGAAATGGGAGGTCCGTTTTCTCCTGTCAGTGTGCAGGCAGAGAAGTATACTACCTACAAATCTATGCAAATGGACAAAGGGTCTGCAGCGATGCGGCCTCCACCTTAtccaaatattaacattaacagtGACCTGCCATTGTCATCTACACAGGAGAAGGAGGTGTCAAAACTTACCAGACATTCATTTACCAGGAAATACATGGGTGCTGCCCTTCCGCAGACAAACAAGGATATGCCGGACAGCCCTGTCACCAGCACATCATGTCCATGTGCACATTCAGTTACGGTGATTCAGGAGGtgggcacacaaacacactcatccCTCTGTCCTACTTCACAAAAGCCAGTGTCACTGTCATATAGAGCTGAAGAAACAAGAGCCCCCATGCTAACCCTGCCtacaaatgcacacaaacacagcatagTGGCAACACATGCTAAAACACATGGGCCAAGCGGGACAAGTACACACGCTAAAACGCCACACAAACCCCATTGTAATGGTATGCAGCCCAAACTAGCCAGCGTTGAGgccacactcacacattcaaaacccttgaccttagtgcatcCACACAGAAATTCCGACATGAATTCTCTTCCTACCGACAGCCACCCTAAAACTTGCGAATCAATCACCACGGCAGCCACAGTCCAGCCCACTACACCAAAGAGCACACCCCAGACACATGGCATAACACATCCTAAAGGCCCTTCCCTCACTGCACAATCAAACCATGCTACCACACATCCCAAGTCTTCAGCCTCCCTGCATTCACCCAGGAGTGCAGAGGATCAAAGCTTAGAACCGAGTCATCTGAATGCAGCTTTCAAACCTTTCAGCACTTCGCACCCTAATACAGACGTCAAACTCCCAAATGGATTAGAGGCCAGGCAAAATACTCACCCAAGACCTTCCGTCTCCTCAGACGCAAATCCAAGCGCTAAACCTCAAAGCGTATCGCAAATCCATTTTTGCACGGACCCCAAGCCCCCAGCCACTTCGAACTCTAATTACTCCAAAGCTTGTGGCACATCCACATACACTCAAACATACTCAGTGACTGGCAACACATGCCTGCACATGGATATCCAAACACTGCGCTGCTcatcacacacaagcacacactccAAGCCTCCCAGCACCATTGCAAATACTGACATGTCTGTATCAGCTCAGTGCACTCTCCCACAGGTTGACACGCTTTTAAAACCTCATAGCATATTGAAGAACCAGAGTggttcacactgtaaactgtcCCGCACCTCTTACACAGCCATCCATCCCAGCACTGCTTGTAACCCATGTTCTGTTACGACAATGAGCCTTTTAACCAGGACCAGCACAGCTGAAACCACTCAAGCATTTGTAGAAGTGCATTCGAACAGTGTGGAGCAGCCTAAAACAAGCCCTAATGGCCTAGCAGAAGCTGTGCAAGAGGCTAATGCTGTGTCCATCACAGAGAAACCGGGTAACAGAATTGGTGAATCATCAACAGCAGCTACAAGCTCTGTTAAATTCTCCTCTAAAGCAGTGGCTGAGCCAGTGGCGAATGTGAAAACAAGTCACAAATTCCcgacagaggcagagacaggCATTCATAACATTCATGCTGACTGCGAACTCTTCGCAACCTCGGAATCGCAAACGGCACACCAGCAATTTTCACCTCAGCCTTCTGTACCACCGAGGATCCCCAACACTTTCTGCCCGCACGCTTACAGACCTCCCAAACCTTCCCATGCACCTCCTCTCCATCCAGCATTTGAATTATTAATCGAGGTCACCAGAAACAGAGGTGCAAATGCAGATTCCAAGCCAAATCCACACCTGCCTTCTTCTCATACTCTTTCTGGGACACAAATACAAAACCACAACAACCTCAAATGCACTGAACCACACAAAGGATTAGAGACTGATTCACAAGCCAGTATTATGTTGCCCATTAGCGGAGCCATCTCGAATGGTCGCTGCACCCTCACACACTACCACCCTCCGTCTTTGGCCTTGCTCCTGCCCACGTCTCTTGAATGTGGCAGGAATCAGGACCCTCAGAAGAGGCTAGAGAAAGTGGAGGCCAGTCTGCAGGCCAACCAGGAGAGGATCACGACCTTGCTCAACATCATCCAGGACCTGGAGATGAGCCACGCACTCAgcaaagggtgagagagaaagtgagaacaagaaagaaagatacaTTGTGAGAGATTGAAagaaagattgagagagagaaatcaaaggaggtagagagagagagagagagaaagagagagagatttgagcCAAAAGCATTACATGGAGGTGTGAGCAGGGTACTGAAATATTAAAAGTGATTGCAAGTAATATCAAGAGCAGACTGGCATACAGAATAGCTTgtcaaatgctttttttcccctcataatGCAGTTTAGTCAGCTCTGCAAGAAAGTTCAGCACTTTTTAACTGGCCCACGAGAGCTATTAGAAAGGTGATTGAGAGGCTGGAGGTGCAGCAATATTtgcttcatttttctctttgccACCACCTGTTGCCTCTCTCCACAGACGCCGCTGTTTCCGGACTGGCCAAGACCTTAGTGAATGCTCCACCTGCCAGGAGACAGCATGCATCATCTACAGGTCAGTGAGACCTCGCAAACTGACAGACTTTCCCAGATCAATCTTTTAATCAGTCACCTAAAATGGACACTGGTTCTTCAACAACTGATTTAAATCTAACAATATTCCATTTTCCACAAGACAAGGCATGCCTAAAGTGTGCCTCTTTAGTTAGAACACAGGTTGAGAACAACCATCCAGTTCTAATTACTCAGTGCTAATTATTGGAGTACAGCCCtcctttacttgttagctattaTCCTTGCAGATCcatgcaaagctaaagaaacaTCGGCAACCAATCATGTCTGGATTGTGTTGGATTAAGAAACACTGAAACCTGTGTGCTTACTGAGTCTCTCCGTCCCTCCCCTAGTGTGGAGTATGACTTCAGAAAACAGGAGCGACGGTTCAGGGAGGTCTTAGAGCCTCTGGATTCCCCAGTGAGAGAGATGCAGGATGGAGGACACCACATCTTTCTCTCATTCCCCACCTCCCAGAATCACAGCGAGGCATCTTCGCTGCCCAGTGTCTACACAGAACCCAAGGCCAAGGCCAAAATCAAGACCAAGAAGCTCTGTCGGAAGTTCTTTGGCTGGCTGCCGCGAAAGGTCCACAGGAAATAGATCAGTCCTGCTGTTCCTCTTCTCCATGCTTCCATTCAAATAATTTCTCTATGAGGCTGATTAACCAGAGGCAAGCTTCCAGTATCATGATTCATCCACTTGAATGGGCCTGATAAACCCAGAAGCCTTCTGCTTCTACTACAGTCCAGAAGAGGGACAGACCATGTCATTCATTGCTGGTATCTACGGATGTGAATTTGCACTATGAGACAAGATCCAAGTTTCATGCTAAGTTTGAGAATTGCATAACTTTCTACTTGGATGCTTTGGACCTTTCTTCTGAGTGGTGACTTCATGTAGAGAGCATGACGCTTGTTCTGACTGATCATGCTCCTCGTTTGTGGATTTGAAAAGCAGACTTACATGACTGTGACAGATTTTGACATTCactactttatttttttggatgttttaaGTGGACTATGGACCCAGATAAAAGTGGCTACCGTGACCCTTTGTTTACCATATGCATCTAATCTTCATAACAATAAAGGAAAGATTCAAGCAAATACGCTGCCATTAGTTATTTTGGCCGTGTGTCATTGTTTGGAGCTGTTCTTCACTCTAACATTTAGTTTCAGAAGTGGTGGACACATTCTTGGGGGTGGCTTTAAGCTGCTCTACGCTtgttttttaagattaagtgacccttattagtcccacaacggaccagcaaccagcaaccttccggtcacagggccggttccttaacctccagccagTAGTTGAAGTGAATGTTAGCTCACCAAGTCACCCCGTTTCAGTACATATCTAGTAAAGCACAGCAAGAAAACTGTAATGTTACTGAAATTCTGATATAATGATGCATATATTTGTTCATCTTGTCCATAATAGCATTCAGCCAATAATATGGCATGTCCTTTAGAACTTGCCTCAACCCAAATTATAATTCCATTTCTAACATTCGGATTATGACTGCTGGGCAGCAAAAGTAGACCCACCCTAATTAGTGATTTCCCCCTACCTCTAGCTAACTTTGAAAGTCAGGGGGACAAAAACTGCTTTTTGGAAAGTTGGGGAGGGGTGGGGGTCGAGGGTGGAGGCATGTCCCTCCCGTCCCCACTAGAAACTCTGCCTGTGATGCAGTACAGTACCATGGCTTTGCTCAGCGTTCCCACTAGCAGGGCAGAATACAGCTGTCACAGTAGCACCCCCAGCCTTTTTGTAGGCGGTTAAGTGAGACTCATCATTGCTCCCGGTGGCCCCTCGGGGAAGTGCACGCATGCCGGTGGTCTCAAAAGCCCAAAACAATCTGAAGCCTTACAGGCTTTTTAAAAAGACTTTGGATTGAAACAAAGGCATGCAGGAAGGATTCAGTGAAGCATGATAAAAACCTGCCATGAATTTATGTTGGGGTGCCCATGCTCAcccacaacctctctctctctctctctctctctctctctctccttttttgcattttctgtctatctctatctttctttatctctctgaaTCTTTCTTCCCTACAACATATGCTCAAacttgcatgcacacacacaaactctcttcATGCCCTAGTAACTTCCTCTGATGAATAAGCTACTGCCAGGGGCAATGTGCCATTTTGGAATAGATTTTGTCTTAACTTAGAtttcaagagaaaaaaaaaaaaaaaagagggagcCAAACATCTAGCCGCAGTGGCTGTAATGTGACAGGAGCTTTAAATGTCAGGGGCTTTGTTCAGCTACACTGCAGGCTCCAGAGCCCTCTCTCCATGACAAAGAGCAAGTGGCCCTCACGGTCAGCCTTCATGCAACACAGAGGCCAGACGGCAATAAGGTCCAGAAGGAAGGCGGTCCTACTGGCCAGGCCTAGCTTAATTTGTTTGGGGCATGAGCAGCATTACATAGGCCTTCAGAtaacatgttaaaatattaTCTACTCGTGAACCATCAATGCATCTGTTGTAAATACGACCTCACGTGGTGATGCAGGAGTTGTGATGACCACTGAGAACCACTTTTCGGGCTAACAGCAGACCAGACAGTGAACATTATTACGGAATTATTATGGAAGCCAAGCTATTCCTTAACTATCATGAGAACAAGGCATGGAATACTGAACATACCGAAATAAGCTAAAAGATAGTTATTGAGTTAGCAACTTAGCTAGCTACTATAtctcagtttggcttctttcCTCTAACTGAGGGAGCAGGAAACTTG
The DNA window shown above is from Pygocentrus nattereri isolate fPygNat1 chromosome 18, fPygNat1.pri, whole genome shotgun sequence and carries:
- the LOC108444567 gene encoding mucin-12 produces the protein MGRRAADPTTPVPVLGVPALVGVRGWRALTWTHQCNVGVQTSPAIRPTLRSYQSQSETQQADTVTIQSEKKVSIPPNGHISNDSGTEDDAKKDRKRSIFVKQRSLETKTKKGVTFQGLDVELPEDASKGVKSEVHTRTIKTNPRLHGGMANGRAKGRRDVRFTNGSVVDSEAIGGISSDISEGEEPTQGLETAVHSGKRKVPSSSPPHRPPLRICSTCGGRQNPVATVVYTTTRGATSPTSTGSDTLSSSPATPFYPGKEMGGPFSPVSVQAEKYTTYKSMQMDKGSAAMRPPPYPNININSDLPLSSTQEKEVSKLTRHSFTRKYMGAALPQTNKDMPDSPVTSTSCPCAHSVTVIQEVGTQTHSSLCPTSQKPVSLSYRAEETRAPMLTLPTNAHKHSIVATHAKTHGPSGTSTHAKTPHKPHCNGMQPKLASVEATLTHSKPLTLVHPHRNSDMNSLPTDSHPKTCESITTAATVQPTTPKSTPQTHGITHPKGPSLTAQSNHATTHPKSSASLHSPRSAEDQSLEPSHLNAAFKPFSTSHPNTDVKLPNGLEARQNTHPRPSVSSDANPSAKPQSVSQIHFCTDPKPPATSNSNYSKACGTSTYTQTYSVTGNTCLHMDIQTLRCSSHTSTHSKPPSTIANTDMSVSAQCTLPQVDTLLKPHSILKNQSGSHCKLSRTSYTAIHPSTACNPCSVTTMSLLTRTSTAETTQAFVEVHSNSVEQPKTSPNGLAEAVQEANAVSITEKPGNRIGESSTAATSSVKFSSKAVAEPVANVKTSHKFPTEAETGIHNIHADCELFATSESQTAHQQFSPQPSVPPRIPNTFCPHAYRPPKPSHAPPLHPAFELLIEVTRNRGANADSKPNPHLPSSHTLSGTQIQNHNNLKCTEPHKGLETDSQASIMLPISGAISNGRCTLTHYHPPSLALLLPTSLECGRNQDPQKRLEKVEASLQANQERITTLLNIIQDLEMSHALSKGRRCFRTGQDLSECSTCQETACIIYSVEYDFRKQERRFREVLEPLDSPVREMQDGGHHIFLSFPTSQNHSEASSLPSVYTEPKAKAKIKTKKLCRKFFGWLPRKVHRK